One Eubacteriales bacterium mix99 genomic window carries:
- a CDS encoding GDSL-type esterase/lipase family protein produces the protein MKKVLLLGDSIRMGYDDYVRDLLKGECEVIYSEDNGRFASYTLWQANQLFREYGRFDIVHWNNGYWDMNVEPPMKEAIHPVDEYVHFLKRIIHEIRQNGARIIFATTTPIAEKGSSPDNTGTGVEINYENSWVQKYNDAAKQLMAQEHIPVNDLYALMRKDRNCCKCPDGLHLTEEGYRLCAKQVAGMIRKELALR, from the coding sequence ATGAAAAAGGTACTTTTGCTGGGCGATTCCATTCGCATGGGATACGACGATTATGTGCGGGACTTGCTCAAAGGGGAATGTGAAGTGATTTATTCGGAAGATAACGGACGCTTTGCTTCCTATACTCTGTGGCAGGCCAATCAGCTTTTCAGGGAATACGGGCGGTTTGACATTGTGCACTGGAATAACGGGTATTGGGATATGAACGTGGAGCCTCCGATGAAGGAAGCCATACATCCCGTTGACGAATACGTTCATTTCCTGAAAAGAATTATCCATGAGATCCGTCAAAACGGAGCAAGGATTATATTTGCCACAACGACCCCAATAGCGGAGAAGGGGTCCTCTCCGGACAACACCGGTACCGGAGTGGAAATCAATTATGAAAACAGTTGGGTACAGAAGTATAATGACGCTGCAAAACAGCTGATGGCACAGGAGCATATCCCGGTGAACGATCTGTATGCCCTGATGCGGAAGGACCGGAACTGCTGTAAATGTCCGGACGGACTTCACCTGACGGAGGAAGGATACCGGTTGTGCGCAAAGCAGGTGGCGGGTATGATTCGAAAAGAGCTTGCACTTCGCTGA
- a CDS encoding MATE family efflux transporter has translation MTQILTRDRSYYKSLITLALPVAAQGLIAFLSSFADNLMVSSLGDEAVSGVYFASQINTFVQMFTSGISGVILILSAQYWGKKDVANIKSIIAIGVRLSLIVGAVVSLVCLLFPGTVIAIFTSEPGVAREGIVYLRTVALSYLFFCVTQALLSAMRSVETTSIGMTISLLSLTVDVSLNGVFIYGLGWGVFGAALSTLIGRVIEAAGIIVYVFVFDKKLKLQLSDMRRFDRTLLHDFFHYGLPLIAGELIWSVNLMGNSIIFGHFFGASVATAVSVANTMDTLAYIAINGLSSAVGILTGKTVGAGKYDLMKEYARTTQVIFLFVGLLSGALVAGLSKPFIHLYSGVFGGGISTAAAREATLLIRVLSVTTVGRGYQAPCLFGLVKCGGDISFIFKNDTFFVLCVVLPSALIAASLSAPAWVVFACLKSDQILKCFVAVIKVNRFNWMKNLTRSNTADAVHPA, from the coding sequence ATGACACAGATTCTGACCCGGGACCGTTCCTATTACAAAAGCCTGATCACCCTTGCCCTGCCGGTGGCAGCCCAGGGCCTGATTGCCTTCCTCTCCTCCTTTGCGGACAACCTGATGGTCAGCTCCCTGGGGGACGAAGCGGTATCCGGTGTTTACTTTGCCAGCCAGATCAACACCTTTGTACAGATGTTCACCAGCGGCATCAGCGGAGTCATCCTGATTCTCTCCGCCCAATACTGGGGGAAGAAAGATGTCGCCAACATCAAAAGCATTATCGCCATCGGAGTACGCCTCTCCCTTATCGTCGGCGCAGTCGTATCTCTGGTCTGTCTGCTGTTCCCCGGCACGGTGATCGCTATTTTTACCTCCGAGCCGGGAGTCGCCCGGGAAGGCATCGTATACCTGCGGACCGTTGCCCTGTCCTATCTTTTCTTCTGTGTTACCCAGGCGCTGCTCAGTGCCATGCGTTCAGTGGAAACCACCTCCATCGGCATGACGATTTCCCTCCTCTCCCTGACAGTGGATGTTTCCCTGAACGGCGTGTTTATCTACGGCCTTGGATGGGGCGTATTCGGCGCGGCACTGTCCACGTTGATCGGGCGTGTCATCGAAGCGGCTGGGATTATTGTCTATGTTTTTGTATTTGATAAAAAGCTCAAGCTTCAGCTTTCTGATATGCGACGGTTTGACCGGACGCTTCTGCATGACTTTTTCCATTACGGACTGCCCCTCATCGCAGGCGAACTGATATGGAGCGTAAATCTGATGGGAAATTCCATCATCTTCGGACATTTCTTTGGCGCTTCCGTTGCCACGGCGGTATCCGTCGCCAATACCATGGATACCCTCGCCTACATCGCCATCAACGGCTTGTCATCCGCAGTCGGCATCCTTACCGGCAAAACGGTGGGAGCCGGAAAATACGATCTCATGAAGGAATATGCCCGAACCACCCAGGTGATTTTCCTGTTTGTCGGCCTGCTCTCGGGAGCGTTGGTGGCAGGGCTCAGCAAACCTTTTATCCATCTTTATTCCGGTGTATTCGGCGGCGGCATCAGCACGGCAGCTGCCCGGGAAGCCACCCTTCTGATCCGTGTCCTGTCCGTCACCACCGTCGGCCGCGGATACCAGGCGCCCTGTCTCTTTGGATTAGTGAAATGCGGCGGAGATATTTCGTTCATCTTCAAAAACGATACCTTCTTCGTATTATGTGTGGTGCTGCCCTCGGCACTGATTGCTGCGTCCCTGAGTGCTCCGGCCTGGGTGGTCTTTGCCTGTCTGAAATCCGATCAGATTTTAAAATGCTTCGTCGCCGTGATCAAGGTCAACCGGTTCAACTGGATGAAAAACCTGACACGGTCCAATACAGCCGATGCCGTCCATCCAGCCTGA
- a CDS encoding PspA/IM30 family protein encodes MGMLSRFGDIISSNVNALLDKAENPSKMVDEYLRKANKDLADVKRETAGVMAEETRTKRLVDENAASVAKYEGLAKKALMAGNEDDARVFLAKKQELESAGAGLQTAYDAAHVNAAKMRDMHDKLVKDINDLNARRQAIAAKVSVAKTQDRVNKLGAGADKMKGTMGAFSRMEEKANRMMDEANAASELDEQPADEAQTLEEKYKSVDTNASVENELAALKEKLGMDKDQK; translated from the coding sequence ATGGGAATGTTATCAAGATTTGGGGACATTATTTCTTCCAATGTTAACGCATTGCTGGACAAAGCGGAGAATCCCTCCAAAATGGTTGACGAATACCTCCGGAAGGCCAACAAGGATCTGGCTGACGTAAAAAGGGAAACGGCAGGGGTTATGGCAGAGGAAACCCGTACCAAACGACTGGTGGATGAAAATGCGGCTTCCGTGGCCAAATATGAGGGTCTTGCAAAGAAAGCGCTGATGGCTGGAAATGAAGACGATGCAAGAGTATTTCTGGCAAAGAAGCAGGAGCTGGAAAGTGCCGGTGCCGGTCTGCAGACCGCTTATGACGCTGCTCATGTGAATGCCGCGAAGATGCGGGATATGCACGACAAGCTGGTAAAGGACATCAATGATCTGAATGCCCGTCGGCAGGCCATCGCTGCCAAGGTTTCCGTGGCAAAAACGCAGGACAGGGTAAACAAGCTGGGAGCCGGTGCAGACAAAATGAAGGGAACGATGGGAGCCTTTAGCCGGATGGAAGAAAAAGCGAACCGCATGATGGACGAGGCAAACGCTGCAAGCGAATTGGACGAACAGCCGGCTGATGAGGCACAGACCCTGGAGGAAAAATATAAAAGCGTTGATACAAACGCATCCGTGGAAAATGAACTGGCTGCCCTGAAAGAAAAACTGGGTATGGACAAGGATCAAAAATAG
- the tadA gene encoding tRNA adenosine(34) deaminase TadA gives MTERNPAVDPAFMEQALAEAQKAFQLDEVPIGAVVVKDGMVIGRGFNCRERGKDPTLHAEMVAIRRASAALGGWRLTGCDLYVTIEPCPMCAGAILQARIQRVIFGSRDPKAGCAGSLCNLPEDLRFNHRAEVVEGILAEPCSRIMKDYFRQKRNA, from the coding sequence ATGACGGAAAGGAATCCTGCAGTGGATCCTGCGTTTATGGAGCAGGCATTGGCAGAGGCGCAGAAAGCCTTTCAGCTGGATGAAGTCCCCATTGGTGCCGTTGTGGTAAAGGATGGGATGGTGATCGGCCGCGGATTCAACTGCAGGGAAAGGGGAAAGGATCCCACCCTGCATGCAGAAATGGTGGCGATCCGCCGTGCTTCTGCCGCTCTGGGCGGCTGGCGTCTGACAGGCTGTGATCTGTACGTTACCATCGAGCCTTGTCCCATGTGTGCCGGTGCCATCCTGCAGGCACGGATCCAAAGGGTGATTTTCGGATCCAGGGACCCCAAGGCAGGCTGCGCCGGCAGTCTCTGTAATCTGCCGGAGGATCTACGGTTCAATCATCGGGCGGAGGTCGTGGAAGGCATTCTGGCAGAGCCCTGTTCCCGGATCATGAAAGATTATTTCAGACAAAAACGGAATGCATGA
- a CDS encoding nucleotidyltransferase family protein, whose translation MKAIILAAGYATRLYPLTLDTPKALLKVGGKPILDHILDNVEGIQAVDEVHVVTNRKFIRQFADWKARERRDLPITIYDDGTTEEDKRLGALGDLQFVLDRAGISDDIIVLAADNLMDFSLSNFYTYYRKVNGSCVCVKEVKPHELAKMGIVLMDENDRIYDFEEKPKNPKSHIGAFAVYIYKRETAKLLKDYLKEGNNPDAPGNFPAWLCRREPVYGYVFQGQCYDIGTPDAYGEVQELYRVEQE comes from the coding sequence TTGAAGGCAATTATTCTGGCCGCCGGCTATGCGACACGGCTGTATCCCTTGACGCTGGATACGCCGAAGGCACTTTTAAAAGTTGGCGGAAAACCGATTTTGGATCATATATTGGACAATGTGGAGGGGATCCAGGCAGTGGATGAAGTCCACGTCGTAACCAACCGTAAATTTATCCGTCAGTTTGCGGATTGGAAGGCCCGGGAAAGGCGGGATCTGCCTATAACGATTTACGATGACGGAACAACAGAGGAGGATAAAAGGCTGGGTGCCCTGGGGGACCTGCAGTTTGTTCTGGACCGTGCCGGCATTTCCGACGATATTATCGTATTGGCGGCAGACAATCTCATGGATTTTTCCCTTTCCAATTTCTACACATATTATCGAAAAGTAAATGGTTCCTGTGTCTGTGTCAAGGAAGTAAAGCCTCATGAACTGGCGAAAATGGGCATTGTACTGATGGACGAAAATGACCGGATCTATGATTTTGAAGAAAAGCCGAAAAATCCGAAGTCTCATATCGGAGCGTTTGCGGTATATATCTATAAGAGGGAAACGGCGAAGCTGCTGAAGGACTATCTGAAAGAGGGTAACAATCCGGATGCGCCCGGCAATTTTCCTGCCTGGCTTTGCCGGAGGGAGCCGGTTTACGGGTATGTCTTTCAGGGGCAGTGTTATGATATCGGCACGCCGGATGCCTATGGGGAAGTACAGGAATTATATCGGGTAGAACAGGAATGA
- a CDS encoding diaminopimelate dehydrogenase yields the protein MTDRIKVGIVGYGNLGRGVECALSRCPDMEFVGVFTRRPPDTVPLLDKSRKAMPVEEAENMRGQIDVMILCGGSAVDLPEQGPYFASRFHTVDSFDTHAKIPEYFDSMNQAAGKTGHISILSVGWDPGLFSINRMMSEAILPEGRNYTFWGRGISQGHSDAIRRIKGVRDARQYTVPVDEAVRRVRSGEDPDLAVGDMHRRECYVVAEEGADRARIEKEIRTMPYYFDKYETKVTFLTEEELKRDHSAMPHGGFVIRSGKTGRNNESRQIMEYSLSLESNPEFTSSILVAYTRAACRMSAEGQTGARTVLDVPPAYLSPKTGAELRKKLL from the coding sequence ATGACAGATAGGATCAAAGTTGGAATAGTCGGTTACGGAAACCTCGGAAGGGGAGTGGAGTGTGCTCTGAGCCGATGCCCGGACATGGAGTTCGTCGGTGTATTCACCCGCAGGCCGCCGGATACGGTACCGCTTTTGGACAAAAGCAGGAAAGCCATGCCGGTGGAGGAAGCAGAAAATATGCGGGGACAGATTGATGTTATGATCCTCTGCGGGGGATCTGCTGTTGATCTGCCGGAGCAGGGACCGTATTTCGCATCCCGGTTCCATACGGTGGACAGCTTTGATACCCATGCGAAGATACCGGAGTATTTTGACAGCATGAATCAGGCAGCCGGAAAGACCGGACACATCAGCATTCTGTCCGTCGGATGGGACCCGGGTTTGTTTTCCATCAACCGGATGATGTCGGAGGCGATTCTTCCGGAAGGTAGGAACTATACTTTCTGGGGCAGGGGGATCAGCCAGGGACATTCTGATGCCATTCGGAGGATAAAGGGCGTCCGGGATGCCAGGCAATATACCGTTCCCGTGGATGAGGCCGTCAGACGGGTCCGCAGCGGGGAGGATCCGGATCTTGCGGTCGGAGACATGCACCGAAGGGAATGTTATGTGGTTGCTGAAGAAGGAGCGGACCGGGCACGGATTGAGAAGGAAATCCGGACGATGCCCTATTATTTTGACAAATACGAGACAAAGGTTACCTTTCTGACAGAAGAGGAATTGAAGAGGGATCATTCTGCCATGCCCCACGGTGGATTTGTGATTCGAAGCGGGAAAACCGGCAGAAACAATGAGTCCAGACAGATCATGGAATATTCCCTGAGCCTGGAGAGCAACCCGGAGTTTACTTCCAGCATATTGGTTGCCTATACCAGGGCAGCCTGTCGGATGAGTGCGGAAGGACAGACCGGCGCCCGTACCGTTCTGGACGTGCCGCCGGCTTACCTGTCTCCGAAAACCGGGGCAGAGCTTCGGAAAAAGCTTCTTTAA
- a CDS encoding ISLre2 family transposase gives MYSIQDFNEFARKTENKVREFLREGKDLAELTLGLQEDLFELGRNILVETLEGMDEQLRKSGVRKNNWEIVRKDETGILTTFGTIKYNRTYFKPKSGGKRKYLVDELVGLKPHDRVSADVVINVVEEAIDSSYRKGGERAGYMDEISKQAVMDKIHNLEISEHEHKVDKKRDVRILYVEADEDHVSLQGEDDKSKIAMPRLVYVHEGVDPEKSSQTRTRLKNVKYFGGMYDESEDLWLEVIEYIDKQYNMDFIETIYLSGDGASWIKAGLDWIPKSKFVLDNFHLKKYMITATAHLNDGDIYQELKDALDWPDKDMVKDVFKKILKRTVSKTKRKAVKDARRYILNNWHGIEIKADKDYELIGCSAEGHISHVFSSRLSSRPKGWSEKGVARMSKLIVYKKNGGRIYDLVMAQKLKEKENRKHELQDELIKEVRKSSESRYAGSWSSSPTVITMGKKTGLFNEMRSMAGIRY, from the coding sequence ATGTACAGTATACAAGATTTTAACGAGTTTGCAAGAAAAACAGAAAATAAGGTAAGAGAATTTTTAAGGGAAGGTAAGGATCTGGCAGAACTGACTCTGGGGCTGCAGGAGGATCTGTTTGAACTTGGTCGGAATATACTGGTGGAGACTCTTGAGGGGATGGATGAACAGCTTCGAAAGTCCGGGGTCAGGAAAAACAATTGGGAGATTGTCAGGAAAGATGAGACAGGGATCTTAACGACCTTTGGAACGATCAAGTATAATAGAACGTATTTTAAGCCAAAGAGTGGTGGCAAAAGGAAATATCTCGTTGATGAGCTTGTTGGTCTTAAGCCACATGACAGAGTGAGTGCAGATGTGGTGATCAATGTGGTGGAAGAGGCCATAGACAGCAGCTACAGGAAAGGTGGAGAAAGAGCCGGATATATGGATGAAATAAGCAAGCAGGCTGTTATGGATAAAATACATAACCTTGAGATCAGCGAACATGAGCATAAGGTGGACAAGAAGAGGGATGTCAGGATACTGTATGTTGAAGCAGATGAAGATCATGTTTCCCTGCAGGGAGAAGACGATAAAAGCAAGATAGCTATGCCCAGGCTGGTTTATGTTCATGAAGGCGTAGATCCCGAAAAAAGCAGCCAAACAAGGACCAGGCTTAAAAACGTTAAATATTTTGGCGGCATGTATGATGAGAGTGAGGATCTGTGGCTGGAGGTCATAGAATATATAGACAAGCAGTACAACATGGATTTCATTGAAACCATATACCTTTCCGGGGATGGGGCATCATGGATTAAGGCCGGGCTTGACTGGATTCCCAAAAGCAAGTTTGTGCTGGACAATTTTCATCTTAAGAAATATATGATAACTGCGACTGCACACTTAAACGATGGAGACATCTATCAGGAGTTGAAGGATGCATTGGATTGGCCGGACAAGGACATGGTCAAGGATGTTTTCAAGAAGATCCTCAAACGAACGGTTTCCAAAACGAAGAGGAAGGCAGTTAAGGATGCCAGACGGTACATATTGAATAACTGGCATGGAATAGAAATAAAGGCTGATAAGGACTATGAACTGATAGGATGCAGTGCCGAAGGTCATATAAGCCATGTGTTTTCAAGCAGGCTAAGCAGCAGGCCTAAGGGATGGTCTGAAAAAGGTGTTGCCAGGATGTCCAAACTTATCGTATATAAGAAAAATGGCGGCAGGATCTATGACCTGGTTATGGCACAGAAGCTTAAGGAGAAGGAGAACAGGAAACATGAATTGCAGGATGAATTAATCAAGGAAGTAAGGAAATCATCAGAAAGCAGATATGCTGGTTCATGGAGTAGCAGCCCAACTGTAATTACCATGGGGAAAAAGACAGGGCTGTTTAATGAGATGAGGAGTATGGCCGGAATACGCTATTAG
- a CDS encoding tetrahydrofolate dehydrogenase/cyclohydrolase catalytic domain-containing protein, with amino-acid sequence MILKGSEVSRAMKDRAAADVDRLKRKGVFPHLALVRLGDRPDDRIYERSAIKKCEGWGIRCTVFSYPEDTSQEKLIREIKKLNQDASIHGILVFRPLPRHMREETVQYAMDPEKDVDCFSPVNVAKVFEGDGSGFAPCTPEAVLEILDFYRIPIEGKNIVIVGRSMVVGRPVAMLLLQRHGTVTICHTRTANRSEICRNAELLVAAAGRPGLITSDDVGQGAAVIDVGTNVDERGNLCGDVCFDEVRAKAGFLTPVPGGVGTVTTSVLARHVVQAAMKACGENR; translated from the coding sequence GTGATTCTGAAAGGTTCTGAGGTATCCCGGGCCATGAAGGATCGGGCAGCAGCCGATGTGGACAGGCTGAAGAGAAAAGGGGTCTTTCCTCATCTGGCGCTGGTCCGTCTGGGAGACCGGCCGGATGACCGGATCTATGAGCGATCTGCCATAAAAAAATGCGAAGGGTGGGGCATCCGGTGTACTGTCTTTTCTTATCCGGAAGACACATCCCAGGAGAAATTGATCCGGGAAATCAAAAAGCTCAATCAGGACGCATCGATTCACGGGATTCTGGTTTTCCGGCCCCTGCCCCGGCACATGCGGGAAGAGACCGTACAATATGCCATGGATCCTGAAAAGGATGTGGACTGCTTCAGTCCTGTCAATGTAGCAAAGGTCTTTGAAGGGGATGGCAGCGGATTTGCGCCCTGTACGCCGGAGGCGGTGCTGGAAATCCTTGACTTTTATCGGATTCCCATAGAGGGGAAAAACATTGTGATCGTAGGCAGGAGCATGGTGGTGGGAAGACCGGTTGCCATGCTCCTGCTTCAGAGGCACGGCACGGTTACTATCTGCCACACCCGGACAGCGAACCGGTCAGAGATTTGCCGGAATGCCGAACTTCTTGTGGCGGCTGCCGGCAGGCCCGGCCTCATTACATCAGACGATGTCGGGCAGGGGGCAGCTGTGATAGATGTGGGGACAAATGTGGATGAAAGAGGGAATCTCTGCGGAGATGTATGTTTTGACGAAGTCCGCGCAAAAGCGGGATTCCTTACTCCGGTGCCGGGAGGCGTGGGTACGGTTACCACATCGGTCCTGGCAAGGCATGTTGTGCAGGCAGCAATGAAGGCCTGCGGCGAAAACCGATAA
- a CDS encoding cyclodeaminase/cyclohydrolase family protein, translated as MMEKSCREFLDMLASRAPVPGGGGASALAGALGMALGSMVGNLTLNKKKYENVQDDIQGILGRANALQQELLVLVEKDGEVFAPLSRVYGLPRGTEEEKKIREEEMEAALENACSVPMEIMEKCLGCIDLHEKLSEKGTGIAISDIGVGVLLCKSALMGAQLNVQINTSSMRNRPCAEELNARAARMMESGVRKADLVYQRVEKRIVG; from the coding sequence ATGATGGAGAAAAGCTGCAGGGAATTTCTTGACATGCTGGCCTCCCGGGCACCGGTTCCGGGAGGAGGCGGGGCTTCCGCTCTGGCAGGTGCTCTGGGCATGGCTTTGGGCAGCATGGTGGGAAATCTTACATTGAATAAGAAAAAATATGAAAATGTGCAGGATGATATTCAGGGAATCCTTGGCAGGGCTAATGCGCTGCAGCAGGAGCTGCTTGTCCTGGTGGAAAAGGATGGGGAGGTTTTTGCACCGCTTTCCAGGGTGTATGGCCTTCCCAGAGGAACAGAGGAAGAAAAGAAAATCCGGGAGGAGGAAATGGAAGCCGCATTGGAGAATGCATGCAGTGTTCCCATGGAGATCATGGAAAAATGCCTGGGATGCATCGATCTGCATGAGAAATTGTCTGAAAAAGGGACCGGAATAGCCATCAGTGATATCGGCGTAGGCGTATTGCTCTGTAAATCGGCCCTGATGGGAGCGCAGCTGAACGTCCAGATCAATACTTCCTCCATGAGGAACAGGCCCTGTGCGGAAGAGTTGAATGCCAGGGCGGCCCGGATGATGGAGTCCGGTGTCCGAAAAGCGGATCTGGTTTATCAGAGGGTGGAGAAACGAATTGTCGGCTGA
- a CDS encoding formate--tetrahydrofolate ligase — protein MQYKSDIEIAQSVKMKPIREVAAALGIGEDDMEPYGRYKCKVNSLALTEDGMGNNGQTGNSEPAGNGRLILVTAINPTPAGEGKTTTTIGLGDALRKLGKKVVLAIREPSLGPVFGIKGGAAGGGYAQVVPMEDINLHFTGDMHAISAANNLLAAMLDNHIYQGNKLDLDVRKITWKRCMDMNDRQLRFLTDGLGGRTNGVPREDGFDITAASEIMAILCLSGDMEDLKARLGKIVVGYTRDDQPVTAGQLKAEGAMAALLRDAIKPNLVQTLEHTPVFVHGGPFANIAHGCSSIAATRMAMQLGDYAVTEAGFGADLGAEKFLDIKCRMGGLKPSAVVIVATVRALKLHGGAQKDALGKEDLSALEKGIPNLLKHIENITVKFGLPAVVAVNRFPTDTEAELRFVEDRCRERKVPVALSEVWAKGGEGGIQLAKEVLRLADGKGSNGFHFLYPDEMPLRKKMETIAGGIYGADGVDYAPAAQKEIDRLESLGFGRLPVCIAKTQYSLSDDAKKLGRPKGFRITVRNVKVSAGAGFVVALTGDIMTMPGLSRVPAAEKIDVSPAGVISGLF, from the coding sequence ATGCAGTACAAAAGCGATATTGAGATCGCGCAAAGCGTGAAGATGAAGCCGATCCGGGAAGTAGCAGCAGCCCTTGGGATCGGGGAGGATGACATGGAACCTTATGGCAGATACAAATGCAAGGTAAACAGCCTGGCTCTGACGGAGGACGGGATGGGAAACAACGGTCAGACAGGGAACAGCGAACCGGCAGGAAATGGCAGGCTGATCCTGGTGACTGCCATCAACCCGACTCCTGCCGGGGAAGGCAAGACCACCACGACCATCGGGCTTGGAGATGCCTTGCGAAAGCTGGGCAAAAAGGTTGTCCTGGCCATCCGGGAGCCGTCTTTGGGTCCGGTGTTCGGCATAAAGGGAGGAGCAGCCGGAGGCGGCTATGCCCAGGTTGTTCCCATGGAGGACATCAATTTGCATTTTACCGGGGACATGCATGCCATCAGCGCTGCCAATAACCTCCTGGCAGCCATGCTGGACAACCATATCTATCAGGGAAATAAACTGGATCTGGATGTACGGAAGATTACCTGGAAACGCTGTATGGACATGAACGACCGGCAGCTTCGGTTCCTTACGGACGGACTGGGCGGCAGGACCAATGGGGTTCCCCGGGAAGACGGATTTGACATCACGGCCGCATCGGAGATTATGGCAATTTTGTGCCTTTCCGGAGATATGGAGGATCTGAAGGCGCGGCTCGGGAAAATCGTAGTGGGCTATACAAGGGACGATCAGCCCGTTACGGCGGGACAGCTGAAAGCGGAGGGTGCCATGGCCGCCCTGCTCCGGGATGCGATAAAACCCAATCTGGTTCAGACACTGGAGCATACCCCGGTTTTTGTTCACGGCGGACCATTTGCCAATATTGCCCATGGATGCAGCAGTATCGCAGCAACCCGGATGGCAATGCAGCTGGGGGATTATGCTGTGACAGAAGCCGGTTTCGGTGCAGATCTGGGAGCGGAGAAGTTTCTGGACATCAAATGCCGCATGGGCGGTCTGAAGCCGTCTGCCGTCGTCATTGTAGCTACGGTCCGGGCCCTGAAGCTGCACGGAGGGGCACAGAAGGATGCTCTGGGAAAAGAGGATCTCAGCGCATTGGAAAAAGGGATTCCCAATCTGCTCAAGCATATTGAAAACATTACGGTGAAGTTTGGCCTGCCGGCGGTGGTGGCCGTCAACCGTTTTCCCACGGATACGGAGGCGGAGCTTCGCTTTGTGGAGGACCGGTGCAGGGAGCGGAAGGTCCCTGTGGCTCTGTCGGAGGTCTGGGCAAAGGGAGGAGAAGGAGGCATTCAGCTGGCAAAGGAGGTACTCCGGCTGGCAGATGGGAAAGGCAGCAATGGGTTCCATTTCCTCTATCCGGATGAAATGCCGCTGAGGAAGAAGATGGAAACCATTGCCGGAGGAATCTACGGAGCAGACGGTGTGGACTATGCCCCCGCTGCGCAAAAGGAGATCGACCGGCTGGAATCCCTGGGATTTGGCAGGCTTCCTGTCTGCATTGCCAAGACACAGTACTCCCTTTCGGACGATGCGAAGAAACTGGGCCGGCCAAAAGGGTTCCGCATTACCGTTCGGAATGTGAAGGTATCCGCAGGAGCCGGCTTTGTTGTCGCGCTGACCGGGGACATTATGACCATGCCTGGACTGTCCCGGGTGCCTGCGGCGGAGAAGATCGACGTCAGCCCGGCAGGGGTGATTTCCGGTTTGTTCTGA